From the Zonotrichia leucophrys gambelii isolate GWCS_2022_RI chromosome 10, RI_Zleu_2.0, whole genome shotgun sequence genome, one window contains:
- the LOC135452222 gene encoding dual oxidase maturation factor 1-like, giving the protein MTLWNGSYPFYPGANACFPFDTTRAVIVTVFLSMLATFIIILPGIPGRRRLLWFLQLVLGLFVGAVILNVQFTRDWERGWVQANTSYKSFSPAQVSADIGLHIGLAGLNVTLRGNPVQQINETINYNEHFSWSFGEDYELSYSQGLHRGLPSPILYVAEKFSGQSPCGVHGQYRIAGHYVSLTLWLAFCTWLISILLFSMSILLYGGQMLLLTGTLILSSLLLFSTARNSLRCPIQFGPVSLRTDYGESFWLALATGLLCLLLGLAIIILNAVQPQKLKLIFSLDRNNEEEQWEQPWLPAQPSCSAQGSFMVPLGELCPGTATRL; this is encoded by the exons ATGACTCTGTGGAATGGCTCCTACCCCTTCTACCCCGGAGCCAATGCCTGCTTCCCCTTTGACACCACCCGGGCCGTCATTGTCACCGTGTTCCTCTCCATGCTGGCCACCTTCATCATCATCCTGCCGGGCATCCCAGGCAGGAGG AGGCTCCTGtggttcctgcagctggtgctggggctcTTCGTGGGAGCAGTGATCCTCA ATGTGCAGTTCACCAGAGACTGGGAGCGTGGCTGGGTGCAGGCCAACACCTCCTACAAGTCCTTCAGCCCTGCGCAGGTGAGCGCTGACATCGGGCTGCACATCGGCCTGGCCGGGCTCAACGTCACGCTCAGGG GAAACCCGGTGCAGCAGATCAACGAGACCATCAACTACAACGAGCACTTTTCCTGGAGCTTTGGGGAGGATTATGAGCTCAGCTAcagccaggggctgcacagggggctgcccagccccatcctgtaTGTGGCAGAGAAGTTCAGCGGGCAGAGCCCCTGCGGGGTGCACGGGCAGTACCGCATCGCCGGGCACTACGTGTCCCTCACCCTGTG gctggCCTTTTGCACATGGCTCATTTCCATCCTGCTCTTCTCCATGTCCATCCTGCTCTACGGCGGGCAGATGCTCCTGCTCACTGGCACGCTgatcctctcctccctgctgctcttctcCACTGCCAGGAACAGCCTGAGGTGCCCCATCCAGTTTGGCCCAGTTTCCTTGAGGACAGACTATGGGGAGTCCTTCTGGCTGGCGTTGGCCACAG ggctgctgtgcctgctcctggggctggccaTCATCATCCTCAACGCTGTGCAGCCCCAGAAGCTGAAGCTCATCTTCAGCCTGGACAGGAACAACgaggaggagcagtgggagcagccctggctgccagcccagcccagctgctctgcacagggcagctTCATGGTCCCCCTtggggagctgtgccctgggacaGCCACCCGGCTCTga